ATGAGAACAGGATAACACTAAACTATATTTTTGTTTATTTTTAAAATCTGGATAATCTAAAGAAGAGTCATATTGGCCTGACAACTGTTTTTTAAAAGAAGTTTCAGTTCCATTGTCATGCAGATATTTTGTTACCATGCCATTAGTTGAGATAATCTTTTTCATAAATCCTCTTTTAAGTTACAGGCCAATATTATTTTAAACTAGATAAGCTTGAAGAATAGTCTTTGCTAATTGATTATCTACTGTTTTGCCAGCAGCTTTAGCAACCATGTTAATTTTACCCATGAAACTCATAGTAATCTTATCACCATTCTGTACAGCAGTGTCCAAGAAATCACGAATCTCTTCTTCACTCAACTGTGCGGGAAGATAACTTTCCATAAAAGCAATTTCTTCTTCATACTGTTTAAGTTTTTCTTTATGACCTTCAAGACTTGTCCGAATAGATTTTATGATAGACTTGATAAGAGCAACAGCATCTTCATCAGTTGACTTTTTCTTTTGAGTCAATACACCTAAAATAAAAGTCAAAGTTGATACTTTTTCTTTATCACCAGACTTACGAAAAGCAAGTTGGTCTTGTTTCATTTTCTCAATAAGCATTTTGTTTCCTTAATATTCAATTTCAAGTAAATAATCTAGACGAATCTGACTCAGATCAAAAACAATGATCTCATCATTTCTAACTCCAGAATATCCAGCCTTTGCCCAATAGGAATGATATCCTTTTGGAGGCAGTTGACTAGTTGGACCTTTTGGTGTGTAAGCATTTCCAACAGCTACAGAGGCTAGGAACATGTATACTTTACCACTGCCAGAGCCACCTGTCCAGTATCCACCATCACAATAGTTAATACTCTTAGAACTTTGGTTAGCGAAGTATATACCGTCTGCAAACA
The DNA window shown above is from Actinomycetota bacterium and carries:
- a CDS encoding GatB/YqeY domain-containing protein; translated protein: MLIEKMKQDQLAFRKSGDKEKVSTLTFILGVLTQKKKSTDEDAVALIKSIIKSIRTSLEGHKEKLKQYEEEIAFMESYLPAQLSEEEIRDFLDTAVQNGDKITMSFMGKINMVAKAAGKTVDNQLAKTILQAYLV